In one window of Sciurus carolinensis chromosome X, mSciCar1.2, whole genome shotgun sequence DNA:
- the Nap1l2 gene encoding nucleosome assembly protein 1-like 2: MEGLGEQGAASEVSPLLGAVAAAASPQPLMGYSLDSDFIESLPLAVKYRVYALKKLQAKSAGLEAKYLKEFHSIERKFAEIYGPLLEKRRQIINALYEPTKEECEVKSKVAACNYNEVADDSEAQIYGPEENSEYEDLEEYCEEGFEDIEEVFGEYGGLEGHNIDGEKEDPKGIPDFWLTVLKNVQEITPLIKKYDEPILRLLQDVKVKFSKPDEPLTFTLEFHFEPNDYFTNEVLTKTYTLKSKLDYSDPHPFRGSAVEHCIGCKIDWKEGKNVTVQTVLKKQRHRFWGLMRTTTQEFPRESFFNFFNTLRWGLDADEDEEDVFIAHTLRTFVIPRAVLYFTGEALEAEQEGMVRECNTLTSDRITQEIRVAPLDGAKVQDQLSQAEDIDR, encoded by the coding sequence ATGGAAGGGCTCGGAGAACAAGGCGCAGCCAGTGAAGTGAGCCCATTATTGGGCGCTGTGGCAGCTGCAGCCTCCCCGCAGCCTTTGATGGGATACTCCTTAGACTCGGACTTTATTGAGAGCCTGCCTCTGGCGGTTAAGTACCGAGTGTACGCTCTCAAAAAGCTTCAGGCCAAATCTGCCGGCTTAGAGGCCAAGTACCTCAAGGAATTTCATTCCATCGAGAGGAAATTTGCCGAGATCTATGGGCCCTTACTGGAAAAGAGACGTCAGATCATCAATGCATTATACGAGCCCACGAAAGAGGAATGTGAGGTGAAGTCCAAGGTCGCAGCCTGTAACTATAATGAGGTGGCAGATGACTCTGAGGCTCAGATATACGGTCCAGAAGAGAATTCGGAGTATGAGGACTTGGAGGAGTATTGTGAGGAGGGTTTTGAGGATATTGAGGAGGTGTTTGGGGAGTATGGAGGACTGGAGGGGCATAATATAGACGGGGAGAAAGAGGATCCTAAAGGGATCCCAGATTTCTGGCTCACGGTTTTAAAGAATGTGCAGGAGATCACTCCCCTGATTAAGAAATATGATGAGCCCATTCTGAGGCTCTTGCAAGACGTGAAAGTCAAGTTTTCAAAACCTGATGAGCCTCTCACCTTCACGCTGGAATTTCACTTCGAACCCAACGACTACTTTACGAATGAGGTGCTGACCAAAACTTACACACTGAAGTCTAAGCTTGATTACTCAGATCCCCACCCTTTTAGGGGCTCTGCAGTGGAGCATTGCATTGGTTGCAAAATAGactggaaggagggaaagaatgtCACTGTGCAAACGGTCCTGAAGAAGCAGAGGCACAGGTTTTGGGGATTGATGCGTACCACGACCCAAGAATTTCCCCGAGAgtccttcttcaatttcttcaataCTCTCCGATGGGGCCTAGATGCCGATGAGGATGAGGAAGATGTTTTCATTGCTCATACTTTGCGCACCTTTGTCATCCCAAGAGCTGTGTTATACTTCACAGGAGAAGCCCTTGAGGCTGAGCAAGAGGGGATGGTCAGGGAATGTAATACCCTGACTTCTGATAGAATCACACAGGAGATCCGGGTGGCTCCACTTGATGGTGCTAAAGTCCAAGACCAGCTCTCCCAGGCAGAAGACATCGATCGCTGA